CGACGTCACCTCAGGAGAACGGCTCGGAAATCCCAATTTCCAGGTGACGTGTTGCACGGTGCGCGTTCACGGAGACGAGGTTCAGATCGCCGTTCCACCGGCGCTCAGGGGACCGGCCTGACGCAAAGCTCAGCCCTCGCTGTCATGCGATCGGTCTGAAGCGCCAAGTTAGGAGGAAATGGTCTGCACAATCAGCGGCAACTTGCTGAGTGTGAGTTGCTTCAGCTCTACCTTGTGGCTGGCATTGTCGATATCGATCCCTACAAGGTGTCCAGCGGTATCGTAATCGAGAACGATACCTTCAGCGATCTCTCGGCTTTCGACGCTCGGCCGTTCGGAAAGATCGATGTACAGCGAATCGGTATCGGGATAATAATTGAGCTTCATGGCTTGAACCCTCTGTCTGGAAAAGCGTTGTGTATGGTGACTTTATCTTCGAGGGTGATCACCCGCACGATCTGTCCCTCAAGCTCTTCAATCCGGCCCCAGAACCGATACCGGTTTCCCTCTTGAGGCTCGCTTCTGAGGGGGTTCTCAAGAACTCGGATGCACCACTCTTTCTTCAAGTACGGACGTTTTCGCAACACTTCCTGTTCAAAATACTCGGTAAACTTGTATCGCGCCATCGATCATACAATAGCGTTTTCACTCAGAAATGGCCAGCCTTCAGCCGAACATCCCGCCGCTCAGCGACGGCGTGAAGCGCCATTCGCTGCAAGGGCCAGTTAGGCGGTGGCGGTTTCAAGTGATCGAATCTTTTTCACAATGGCCCTTGAAAAATCGACAAAGACGAAGTGGCCCTTGTGATAGAGATAATCCTCGCCGCTTTCGCCCACGATCCGCTCCAGATCGTCCTTGGCCGCTTGCGGGTCCGGAATGATTCGATACACCTTGCCTGGAATCAAAGAGGCCTTGTAGTCGGTGTTATCCATACAGAGGGCGAATGATTTAGCTCGTTGTCTCATGAGTTCTCCAAGTACTGCTTGATCTTGAGATCTCGCCTGCCGATGATGTTGTGAGCTTCATACCCATGAAGCGCTACCTTCCGCAGAACACCGTTCGGCAACCGGACAGTAGCGATAGCCTTGAGCTTCCGCCGGCGGCCCGCTCGGCGAAGGACGATTGAACGGCACCATCGTCGAGTGTCCGTGGCACGGCTGGAAATTCGACGTCACCTCAGGAGAACGGGTCGGAAATCCCAATTTCCAGGTGACGTGTTGCACCGTGCGCGTTCACGGAGACGAGGTTCAGATCGCCGTTCCACCGGCCCTCAGGGGATCGGCCTGACGTCTGCGATGAGCTGACGCAAGCGGCCGGCTCGATCGCGTTGTTATGCGGGCACTTCGACATCGTCGCCCCTGCTCGACGGCTGTGGAATCGGCATGCCGCCTTCGCGAAGCCCAGCGATGTGAAACTCGATTGCTTCCCGGATCTGTACCCCGACTTCCTCAAGTGTGACGCCTGTGGCAGTGCAACCAGGAAGATCCGGAACATGGGCGGAATAATTGTTCTGAGCCTTTTCGATCACGATGGCGTATCGCATGGGAGCCTTACTTCTTCAAACCAGCTTGTTTAAGGATGCTCTTCAACGTGCTAGAAGCAAGATCATTGCCGGGCCACCGTCACTCGACCGGTTTGGAGGAATGCTTGGACTGGCAATACGGTACCAGCCGTCATCGTCATCCGGAGAACCCCATTGACTTTCTTTGACTTTCATCGGCCAATTCCATCTCTCCGATCTCGTAAAAGAAACCCGTCAGAAGCATTCCCCTCAGCATCCTTTGCCGACCATTCGTCGATCACTTTGCGAACTCATATTCAATTTCAGTGATGCGACCACGCCAGTATGGCTTCGTTCCCTCAGGAAGCAGCCAGGCCACTTCTCCCTCCAGCGGCACCTGCATTCCTCCGCGCTCTTGGTAGTTCCAGAAACGTCCCTGCCACGGTGTAGGGATAACCTTCTTGCCTATGGTGCGTCCCCGTGCCTCCACTCTCACGGTCTCAATCCCGCCGGCGCCGTTGAAGCCGAACAACATCGTGACGGTGATCGCGCCGTCGGTGAGCATGGCGCGTGCTGACCGCGCATCGAGCGGCTCCCATCGCACGCCCTGACTGGGCAGCAGGGCTGTCGGATACCACGCTGCCTCGGCAAAGAAGCGCATGAGCTCGCCTTCGGCAACATCCCCGGCCCCTCGCAAGTCGACCAGGGGAATCAGGCCAAGCAATGCTGCATACAGGATGCCTTCGCCCGCCACGTAGGCATCATGCACACGAACAGTCAGGCCGGGCATCATCTTGATTCGACCATCCCAATCGAAGCCCGGGCGACGCGTAATGACCCGTTGATCAGAGGTAAATGGCCGCCACTGGTCGGCCGTTTCTCCCATATTGAAGGTGCCTTGGTGACGCACGCGCACGCCGGCCACCATCGGCCGGCCTTCCTTCAGTACCGCGCGAAAGTACTGCTGCACAGGTTCAGGCAACCCCGCAAGCTCATGAAAATTGACAACCTTCGGTGTGATCGGCATGCAGGCGTTCTCAATACGCGCTCGCAGTTGTCGCGTGCCGTCGGCCCAGTTGAGGGCACCATACACAACGGCAGCCGCTATTGCCACGACCGCCAGAAGTCCGACGATGATGATCTTCAGCATGCTCATACCAGTTCAATCACATCTTCGGGCGCACGCCGCTGGGTGAGCCGGATCTTGTCGACGGGGTAACCCAAGCGCAGCAGAATCTGAGGAAATCCACCTCCCTCGAGGTTCTGCGGCTTGGGGCGCAGCGCGGCAACCTGGATCGGCTGATTGAGATACGACGCCAGCAGTCCATGCTGGCAGGCCACAAGCAGGATGTGCTGAAGGGCCTGTCCGGCCAGCAACCAGTCGCGTTCGTTGTCGCTGTCGGTCCCGAACACCACAAGCACCGGACACCCGCGTAACCGTTACCCGCGCCAGCAAATCCGGCTCTTTGGAATCGGGCAGGGTCTCGACTTGCGGACAATAACCGAAGCCTGTAGCGGCGATACGCAGGTTCATCAGTGCGCGGCCGCAGCTGATGGTAAGTTCCCGATCATCTGGATCGTTGACCGGCAGGGCGCGCGTACGGTCCGCAAGGAGATCAATAAATATGCGTTCGAGACGCGAAAGAGCCAGGTGCCAATGACAAACATGAAGTTGTTTGCCCAGTCCTGAACGTAGTAGTTCTGAAGCCGGAAGGTGTGGCCATTGAGCGAGAAATCCGCTGTGCCGCCCCAGCCTTCGGACGGAGTGAATCCGAGCGCGGTATAGAACCGCTTGGACAGCTCAAAATCCTTGGAGGGAACGTAAGGCTTGAGGCTCGTGATGCTCAGTGGCATGTACGTGTCCCTTGACGTTCCCCTTGGCGCCGAACTATTAGTGAACCGCTCGGCCTCCTGAGATGATCACCCAATGATCTCGCGCCAAATCGCCTCTGGGTCTACGAGAAACATTCGCGAGATCTATCTCTTGTCGGCCTTTGTCAAGGTGTCACTGGCCCACCTTCCATGAGCCTGGTCCATAGCGGCTATGTCCTCTTCGCATCGTCGATGCTCACCCGACCGGCTCCTCGTCCGTCCGACTTCTTGATGCGCCTGGCAATGGGGGAATCGTTTGCGGATCGTCATCGGGATCTTTCGGAGTAATGCCGTCCGCCGGGAGTGAGGCTGCGTTCACTTTTTGACGGGCCAGATGCGCGTGCCAGATGAACTCACGCTCGAACCACTGACCGCGCACGCTTTGATCCCGCAACTGAACACGGATTTCATAGATATCGTTCTCCACTCGGTGCACACGCCACTCCCCAAGCCGAACCCCCTGTCCGCGCTCCTTCATGGAACGGACGTGTTCGTTCATGGCTTGGAGAATGGTGCCGCCGCCGATGGCCGGATACGACTGCACCATGGCCAGGGCTTCGGCCTCACGGCGATCCAGCGGCTGGCGAGCGCCGGGCAAACCGGTCCAGATGTAATAGGCTCCACCGATCAGAAGCCCCAGGGTGACGGCCAACTGAATCATCCGGTTCACAGGCAATTGCATCGCGCCCCTCTTTTCAACATCTGGTTTCAACGTGGGGTTTCTCTTTCTTCAAAAAACCCCGTCGCGACAGCCGCGCGGGCATCTTAGGAACAGCTTTTCTTCGATGTCAACGAGCCGCCGCAAGCCACGACCGGGCCCCGTTGAGGTCCCTCAGCCCCCGGCAGAGGCAATTCCCCGTCCGGCACTTCGCGCCACGACATCGCGATCCACACCATATGCCAAACCGGTCCATATGCCGGGCATTACTCCGGCCATTTCGCCGCTTGTCTGTGAAAAAGACCTTGTGCTACAAGTATCGCCCGGTGTTTCAGGATCGGAGGCCGTGCCCGTTGCATGAAGTTTTTTCTGTACGCGGATCAACTCAATCCTACGCAGCTCAAACGCCGGGCTCCGGAACACAGGTTTCTCCATCTCGCCACGCTCGCGGACCATACGATCAAGTTCTGCCGATGGTCTTCTCAATGGCGATGCGGTTTGGCCAGCATCGTTCCGTCACCGGGCGAGCTGGTATGGGGCGGCGTCTTCGAGTTGACGGAGGAAGACGTCAAACTCATGGACGAGTTTGAGAACGACGTGCCGCAAGGCGCCTACCGCCACGTGCAGATCACGGTCGCCGACCAGGAAGGAAACAAAGAACTGGTGACGACCTACGTCGCCGCTCCGATCGGCAAGTTCAAACCCAAGGATCATTACATCGAGTGGGTCATGAAAGGCCTCACCCGATGGAGCTTTCCCGAGGAAGTCATCCAGCAATGGGAGGCCTACAGGGTCCGATAACGAACGGGGAGTCGCCACCCACTCACAACGATCATCATCGCAAAGAAGAAAAAGGAGAGTTCTATGCCAAAGCCCAAGTATCATATTTTAGTCTGCACCAACTCCAGGCCGCCCGGTCACCCGAAACCATCCTGCGGATCGGCGGGAGCCGCGCAGTTGCTGATGGCCTTCAACATGGGGTTGATGCAACGAGCCGTGCCGCCCGGGCAGGTCGTGGTCACCGCCACGGGTTGTCTCGGCCCCTGCGAGCAGGGCCCCACGGTCGTAGTGTATCCGGATGGAACCTGGTACTCCAAGGTCACGGAGGCCGACGTCGCCACGATTCTCGACGAACACATCGCCAAAGGAACACCGGCGGCAAGCTTGAAACCGGATTCCGTCTGGCAATAGTTTGATCGCGCCATCACTGGAAAATCAGCGCGGACTCGTCTTGAATTTTTTACAGACACATGGTGACACGTTTATGACCAGCAACGCGGTTCACGAACATAAAGGCAAGGCACCCGTCTCTGTTCAATGTCTCGTCATTACGTGCAGCGATACCCGTACCCCGGAGACCGACGCAAGCGGGCAACTCATTATGCAAATGCTCAAGGACGCGGGTCACACCGTCGGCGCCTATTACATCGTCAAAGACGAGCCCGGACAAATTCTGTTTCGGATCAATCAGGGCATCTCACACGGCATGGCTCAGGCGATTATCGTCAACGGGGGAACGGGTATTTCGCGCCGCGACTCGACGTTCGAAGCGGTCGATCGGATGTTGGAAAAGCGACTGGACGGCTTCGGCGAGATTTTCCGCTATTTGACCTATCGAGAGATCGGATCGGCCGCCATCATGAGCCGCGCCACCGCCGGCGTCGTGAAGGGTCGTGTGGTCTTTTCGATTCCGGGATCCGAACACGCCGTCAAACTTGCCATGGAGTCGTTGATCCTGCCGGAGCTTGGGCACTTGGTGCAGCAACTTTCCATTTAACCTCTTCACTCCTGACCTCGCATGGTTCCGCGACGGCTACAAAAAGCCGTCGCAGGCTTCGCCACGGCGAATCGTGTCTCGACCATCCTCTTTGCTCTTGACTTGAATAGACCGATCAAATCGGTTATTGAACACCTGTCTCTCCGACACTGGCGAACAAGCACGGTCTCACCGGAGCAAGGTTGTCTCATGATCGATGGGACGGACGAACCGACCGGCTTCATCAGCCGCCGTGATCTGCTCAAGCTGGCGGGAACGTCGGCCTGTGCAGCCTGCCTCCTTCCCCTGACCGGTTGTGAAAACCTCTGGAAACGACAGCCGGCCATCACCGTCAATCGATGGGAGAAAGGCGTTTGTCGGTTTTGTGGAACAGGCTGCGGCGTCATGATCGGACTGAAAGGCGACAAGGTCGTCGATGTCACGGGAGACGAGGAAGCCCATAACCGTGGACGATTATGCATTAAAGGGCTTGCGACTCGCGACATTCTTTACTCTCCCGGCCGCCTCCTCCATCCGATGATCCGAAAAAACGGCGAACTTGAGCGAGCCACGTGGAATGAGGCGATGGACCTCGTCGCTCAACGATTCAAGGACGCCATCGAAACCTTTGGACCGGACAGTGTGGCCTTCTACGGCAGCGGACAACTGCTGACGGAAGAAAGTTACACGGCGAACAAACTGTTTAAAGCTGGGATCGGCACCAACAACGTGGACGGCAACCCACGGCTGTGCATGGCGTCCGCGGTCACCGGCTACACCTCGACATTTGGAAAAGACGAGCCGCCCGGTTGCTATGAAGATATCGACCATGCCGACTGTTTTTTCATCACCGGCTCCAATGCCCTGGAATGTCATCCGATCATTTGGGAACGGATTCAAGACCGCAAGCGGAGCCGACCCGGTACGACGATCATCATCGTCGACCCGCGCAG
This sequence is a window from Candidatus Nitrospira inopinata. Protein-coding genes within it:
- a CDS encoding DUF2283 domain-containing protein, which translates into the protein MKLNYYPDTDSLYIDLSERPSVESREIAEGIVLDYDTAGHLVGIDIDNASHKVELKQLTLSKLPLIVQTISS
- a CDS encoding Rieske (2Fe-2S) protein, yielding MNGTIVECPWHGWKFDVTSGERVGNPNFQVTCCTVRVHGDEVQIAVPPALRGSA
- a CDS encoding type II toxin-antitoxin system HicB family antitoxin, with amino-acid sequence MRYAIVIEKAQNNYSAHVPDLPGCTATGVTLEEVGVQIREAIEFHIAGLREGGMPIPQPSSRGDDVEVPA
- a CDS encoding DUF6920 family protein — translated: MLKIIIVGLLAVVAIAAAVVYGALNWADGTRQLRARIENACMPITPKVVNFHELAGLPEPVQQYFRAVLKEGRPMVAGVRVRHQGTFNMGETADQWRPFTSDQRVITRRPGFDWDGRIKMMPGLTVRVHDAYVAGEGILYAALLGLIPLVDLRGAGDVAEGELMRFFAEAAWYPTALLPSQGVRWEPLDARSARAMLTDGAITVTMLFGFNGAGGIETVRVEARGRTIGKKVIPTPWQGRFWNYQERGGMQVPLEGEVAWLLPEGTKPYWRGRITEIEYEFAK
- a CDS encoding VOC family protein translates to MPLSITSLKPYVPSKDFELSKRFYTALGFTPSEGWGGTADFSLNGHTFRLQNYYVQDWANNFMFVIGTWLFRVSNAYLLISLRTVRAPCRSTIQMIGNLPSAAAAH
- a CDS encoding gamma-glutamylcyclotransferase family protein codes for the protein MKFFLYADQLNPTQLKRRAPEHRFLHLATLADHTIKFCRWSSQWRCGLASIVPSPGELVWGGVFELTEEDVKLMDEFENDVPQGAYRHVQITVADQEGNKELVTTYVAAPIGKFKPKDHYIEWVMKGLTRWSFPEEVIQQWEAYRVR
- a CDS encoding (2Fe-2S) ferredoxin domain-containing protein, encoding MPKPKYHILVCTNSRPPGHPKPSCGSAGAAQLLMAFNMGLMQRAVPPGQVVVTATGCLGPCEQGPTVVVYPDGTWYSKVTEADVATILDEHIAKGTPAASLKPDSVWQ
- a CDS encoding MogA/MoaB family molybdenum cofactor biosynthesis protein, whose product is MTSNAVHEHKGKAPVSVQCLVITCSDTRTPETDASGQLIMQMLKDAGHTVGAYYIVKDEPGQILFRINQGISHGMAQAIIVNGGTGISRRDSTFEAVDRMLEKRLDGFGEIFRYLTYREIGSAAIMSRATAGVVKGRVVFSIPGSEHAVKLAMESLILPELGHLVQQLSI